DNA from Microbacterium sp. SORGH_AS_0969:
ACCTGCTTCTCGAGCGGCTGGGTGACCTGGGCGCCGCGCTCGACGAAGCGGTCGTAAAAGCCCCGGACACGGTCCGTCTCGTCGCTCATGAAAGCGGCGTGCACGCGGCTCTTGCCCCATCCCTCGGCGGGTTCCTCGAAGCCGTCGGCGCCCATGATCGTGAAGCCGTCGGCCGAGAGCTCGGAGTGCATGACTCCGTCGGCCGGAGCGTCGGGGATGCCGAAGTCGGAGAACGTGTGAATCGACAGCTCGCCGCCAAACACCGACTGGTAGAAGGTCATCGCCTCGCGGGCGGCACCGGCGAACGAGACGTAGACAACGAGGGAGGTCGACATCGAGGCATCCTTCTCTCTGGGTATTTGCCCTCACGATAGACCGGCCACGTTCGCCGCGGGAAGACCCGGATATGCTCGGGAAAAGCCCGCTCACCCTCCGAGGGAGAAGCCATGATCCTCGCCCACGACGTGTCGGGTTCCGGCCCGCTGCTGGTCCTCCTGCACGGCATCACCGAGGATCGGCGCAGCTGGGATCCGGTCGATCTGACGCGGAGCTTCACGGTGGTCCGGGTCGACATGCGGGGGCACGGTGCGTCGGCGGCTGAGGAGCCGTACGACATCCCGACGCTCGCGGCCGACGTGCACGAGACGCTCGTGCAGCTCGCCGAGAGCGACGCCGTCCCCGCGGAGCCGCCGGTGGTCGTCGGGCACTCGATGGGGGGCATCGTGGCGACGGCCTACGGGGCGCTCTTCCCCGCCCGCGCGGTGGTCAACGTCGACCAGCCCCTGCAGCTCGCGGGGATGCAGGGGCAGGTGCAGCAGGCGGAGGGAATGCTGCGCGGCGCGGACTTCCCGCTGTTCATCCACGGGATGTTCGCGCAGATGGCGGGCGGCCTGGATGCCGATGAGATGGCGCGGGTCGATGGCATCCGGTCTCCGAAGCAGGACGTGGTTCTCGGGATGTGGCGGCCGCTGCTCGAAGACTCACCCGAGAAGCTTTCGGAACTCGTGAGCAGTCTGACCGCGATCCCCGCCGACGTTCGGTACCTCGTCATCACCGGGCTCGATGCGGGTCCCGAGTACGCGGCGTGGCTGCAGCAGGAGATCCCGCACACCGTGCACGAGGTATGGCAGCCGCCCACCCACTACCCGCACCTCGTGGACCCGCAGCGCTTCGTGGCACGGGTCGAAGAGTTCGTCAGCTGAGAGCGGCGGGCCCGCCCCCGAGAGGGTGCGGGCCCGCCGTGTGGGGCGTTGCGTGCCTGCGGGGAGTCAGTGCGCCACGACGGGCTCGGCGGCTCCATCGGTCGGGGTCGGGCGCTCCGCGAGCAACGCCGCCGTCTCTGAGCGGGTGCGGAACAGCAGTCCCGCCACGACGGCGCCGACGGCGAAGATCCCTGTGGCCCACCAGTACACGGTGGAGTAACTGGCCACCGCCGCACTTGCGATGACCTCGGGCGAGGCAGGTGCGTGGGCGGCGATGTAGTCGGTCGCGGCGGCGGCGGCGATCGTGTTCAACATCGCCGTGCCCATCGAGCCGCCGACCTGCTGGCTCGTGTTCACGAGTGCCGACGCGACGCCCGCGAAGTGCCGGTCGACCCCGAGCGTGGCGGTCTGCATGGAACCGGGCATGATCGTGCCCATCGCGGTCCCCATGACGACGAGCGCCGGTAGCACGTTCGCGACATACGAGCTGTCCAGGTCGAGCCGCGTGAGGAGGAGCATGCCGAGCACCCCGAGCGTCATCCCGATCGTCACCATGATCTTCGGCCCGAAGCGGGGCAGGAAGATGTTGGTCGACAGCTGGGCGGCGAGAACGAGCATCATGATCATGGGCAGGAACGCGAGACCGGTCTGGATCGGGCTGAACGCGAGCGACACCTGCAGGAAGTAGGTGACGAAGAGAAAGATGCCGAACATCCCCGCACCGGCCACCAGGATCGAGATGTAGGCCGCCGCCCGGTTGCGATCGCGCAGCACCTGCAGCGGCAGGAGGGGATGAGCGGCCCGGCTCTGCCACGCGACGAATCCTCCCAGCAGGACGGCGGCGGCGATCAGAGTGCCCCAGGCCAGGGGAGACTCCCACCCGTCGGTCTCGGCGTTCGCGAAGCCGAACACGACCCCGAACAGGCAGGCCGAGACGAGCAGCGTGCCGGGCACGTCGAGCCGCGGTCGCGGCCCGTGACGCTCGATGCGCGGGACGAAGACCAGCACGCCGATCACCGCCACGGCGGCGATGACGACGTTGATGTAGAGGTTCCAGCGCCAGTCGAGCTTCTCGGTCAGCACGCCGCCGAGCAGGAGACCGACGGCACCGCCGGCGCCGGCGATCGCCCCGAACACGCCGAACGCGCGGGCGCGCTCCTTCGGCACGGTGAATGTCGTCGTGAGGACAGCCAGCGCGGTCGGGGCCAGCAGTGCCCCGAAGGCCCCTTGAAGAGCCCGGGCGGCGACCAGCGTGGCGAAGTCGGGTGCCGCTCCGGCCCACGCCGACGCCACCGCGAAACCGATGAGGCCGACGACGAAGGTGAGCTTGCGCCCGATCAGGTCGGAGAGCCGGCCACCGAGCAGCAGCAGGCTGCCGAAGGCGAGCGAGTAGGCCGTTATGACCCACTGCCGATCGCCGTTCGAGAATTCGAGATCGGCTTGGGCGGCGGGCAGCGCGATGTTCACGATGGTCGCGTCGAGGACGACCATGAGCTGGGCGAGGCCGACGATGACGAGCGTCAGCCAACGGCGGCGCGAGGGCGGCACCGAGGTCGAGGAGGAGGTCATGGGCGACACCATATACGGAACTGAGCAGTTCCGGAAACAGCCAGTTCCGAAATTCATCCGGTCCGCTTAGACTGAGGGCTCGGCGGGATCGCCGGAAGAGACGAAGAAGGGGGTCGGCTGCGATGACGCCGCTGGATCTCATCGACGCAGAAGCCGTCGACACTGCCGACGAGCAGTCCGGACCGGGGCGCAAGCGCGATCGATCACGGGATGCCGAGATCCTCGACGCCGCGCTCGACGTCCTCGCCGAGGCGGGGTACGACGGAATGACCATCGACATGGTCGCCGCCCGCGCGCGAGCGGGGAAGGCCACCGTCTATCGTCGCTGGGCGTCCAAGGAGGAGCTCGTCCTCGACGCCGTGGCGTGCATGAAGCGCGATGATCTCCGTGCGCGCGACGTGCCCGACACGGGAACGCTCCGCGGAGATCTCGTCGCGATGGTCAAGCCGCTCTCGATCGAGGAGGGGGAGAAGAAGCTCCAGGTCATGGCGGGCATCGTGTCGATGCTCTCGCGCTCGCCCGAGCTCGCCGATGCGGCGCAGACGGCGCTCGTCGCGCCTCGTCTGGAGCTCAACAAGATGCTCATCCGTCGCGCGATCGAGCGCGGCGAGGTCCCGGCCGACCGGGACGTCGACATGATCGCCTCCGTCGGCTCGGCGATGATCTGCTATCGCACTCTCATGCAACGCACGCCGATCACCCCGGAGTACGTGATCTCGGTCATCGACGACGTCATCCTGCCCGCTCTGGGCGTGACTCGCGCGACCTGAGCAGGCGTCGGGGCGACGGCCGTCGTGTCGTGACGTCCGCCGCCCCCGTCCGGTCAGCTGGCGCAGCCGCGGATGCCGGTGCGCACGATGGTCACGCCTTCGCGCGGAACTCCTCTTCCAGGCGACGCGCGCTGGTGATCAGATCCACACCGTCCGGGCCCCAGAGCAGCTTCATGATGCGGGCCTCGCTGTCCGGGCTCTGGATGGCGCGGATGTCGCCTTCACGCGCGCGGATCGCGTCGCCGGAGGCGTCGACCTGCTCGCGCGTCCGGCCGGCCGCCAGCTGCAGTTTCTCGGGGAGGATGGCCGGCATGACGTCGTGCCAGTCGTTGTAGGTCTCGGCGAGGACGTCCGTGGCGAGTGCGTGGCTCGGATGCCAGTTCGTTTCCGCCACCTGACGGTACTGCAGCATCATGTCGACGCCCGTTTCGAGATCACGGAAAACGCTCTCGCGGTGGCCGAAGTAGGGCGAGTACTTCTCGTAGAGCGCGTCGAGGTCGGCCATGCTGTGCGGGATCTCCGACTCCTCGGCGCCCACGAGCCGGAGGTACGGCGCCATCTCGGCGACGTACTGGTCACGCTCTTCCGGTGAGAGCGGGCGCGGCGGTTCGTCTCCGTGCCAGGCGAGACTTTCGTACGCGAGGAGCATCGCGTGCATCTCCGTGATCGCGGCCCACATGGCGTCGCGGGGTTCGGCTGCGGCATACCCGCCGAGCGACGCGTCGTCGGGATCGATCACCGGACCCTGCACGTGGCCGTGGATACGGTGCAGGTGGGTCGCCATCCGCGTCGCGGTCTCGGTGTCGCCCAGCCACATCGGTGCGTGCATCCCCGAATTGCGCTGGAACCGCTCGAAGAAGTCGAACCAGGTGAACTTGCCGGAGCGCGCGCGCCGGGAGATGGGGTCCGCGTCTCGGATCCCCGCGGTGATGGGCTTGTAGAGGAACTGCAGGACGGCTTGGGCGGGACTCTCGAACACGATGATCGCGGGATGCAGAACCACCTTCCACGTGACCGACCCCGGGCCGAACAGCCCATAGTCCACGGATCCGTCGAGCGCGAGAGAGTGGGCCGCCGGCACGACGTCGCCGAACCGTCGCCATCTCGCGATGTCGCCCCACAGAAGCTCCTCGGTGAGGACGAACGGTGCGTTCGCTGAGCCTGCCGGCGGGAGGGTGGTGGTCATCTGGGACTCCTTCGTCACTTACGTACGGATATCGTACGTAAGTGACGTTAGACCCATCCCCTCGTCCATGCAACGGTCGGCCCGTCCCCGG
Protein-coding regions in this window:
- a CDS encoding VOC family protein, giving the protein MSTSLVVYVSFAGAAREAMTFYQSVFGGELSIHTFSDFGIPDAPADGVMHSELSADGFTIMGADGFEEPAEGWGKSRVHAAFMSDETDRVRGFYDRFVERGAQVTQPLEKQVWGDLYGEIIDPWGVAWMFNIAAPGGWAEGNRA
- a CDS encoding alpha/beta fold hydrolase, with protein sequence MILAHDVSGSGPLLVLLHGITEDRRSWDPVDLTRSFTVVRVDMRGHGASAAEEPYDIPTLAADVHETLVQLAESDAVPAEPPVVVGHSMGGIVATAYGALFPARAVVNVDQPLQLAGMQGQVQQAEGMLRGADFPLFIHGMFAQMAGGLDADEMARVDGIRSPKQDVVLGMWRPLLEDSPEKLSELVSSLTAIPADVRYLVITGLDAGPEYAAWLQQEIPHTVHEVWQPPTHYPHLVDPQRFVARVEEFVS
- a CDS encoding MFS transporter, with product MTSSSTSVPPSRRRWLTLVIVGLAQLMVVLDATIVNIALPAAQADLEFSNGDRQWVITAYSLAFGSLLLLGGRLSDLIGRKLTFVVGLIGFAVASAWAGAAPDFATLVAARALQGAFGALLAPTALAVLTTTFTVPKERARAFGVFGAIAGAGGAVGLLLGGVLTEKLDWRWNLYINVVIAAVAVIGVLVFVPRIERHGPRPRLDVPGTLLVSACLFGVVFGFANAETDGWESPLAWGTLIAAAVLLGGFVAWQSRAAHPLLPLQVLRDRNRAAAYISILVAGAGMFGIFLFVTYFLQVSLAFSPIQTGLAFLPMIMMLVLAAQLSTNIFLPRFGPKIMVTIGMTLGVLGMLLLTRLDLDSSYVANVLPALVVMGTAMGTIMPGSMQTATLGVDRHFAGVASALVNTSQQVGGSMGTAMLNTIAAAAATDYIAAHAPASPEVIASAAVASYSTVYWWATGIFAVGAVVAGLLFRTRSETAALLAERPTPTDGAAEPVVAH
- a CDS encoding TetR/AcrR family transcriptional regulator, which translates into the protein MTPLDLIDAEAVDTADEQSGPGRKRDRSRDAEILDAALDVLAEAGYDGMTIDMVAARARAGKATVYRRWASKEELVLDAVACMKRDDLRARDVPDTGTLRGDLVAMVKPLSIEEGEKKLQVMAGIVSMLSRSPELADAAQTALVAPRLELNKMLIRRAIERGEVPADRDVDMIASVGSAMICYRTLMQRTPITPEYVISVIDDVILPALGVTRAT
- a CDS encoding oxygenase MpaB family protein → MTTTLPPAGSANAPFVLTEELLWGDIARWRRFGDVVPAAHSLALDGSVDYGLFGPGSVTWKVVLHPAIIVFESPAQAVLQFLYKPITAGIRDADPISRRARSGKFTWFDFFERFQRNSGMHAPMWLGDTETATRMATHLHRIHGHVQGPVIDPDDASLGGYAAAEPRDAMWAAITEMHAMLLAYESLAWHGDEPPRPLSPEERDQYVAEMAPYLRLVGAEESEIPHSMADLDALYEKYSPYFGHRESVFRDLETGVDMMLQYRQVAETNWHPSHALATDVLAETYNDWHDVMPAILPEKLQLAAGRTREQVDASGDAIRAREGDIRAIQSPDSEARIMKLLWGPDGVDLITSARRLEEEFRAKA